ATAAATTACGCAAGATTAACACCTTCATAGATGTTTTCAAAGAGAAATGCCTGGCATTGTATCAACCTAGGCAAAATGTGGCAATTGATGAACGAATGGTGAAGTCCAGGCATAGGTCAGGGATCAGACAGTTTATCAAAGACAAGCCCAACAAATGGGGAATCAAACTCTGGGTGCTGGCAGACAGCTCTAATGGCTACACATGTGACTTCAATGTCTACATTGGTAGAGCAGCAGGGAGGGAAGTCAGTGCAAATGGGCTTGGCTATGATGTTGTTATGAAACTAATGAATCCCTTTTTTGATCAGGGTTACCATTTATATGTTGATAACTTTTATACCTCTGTTACGCTTTTTAAGGACCTGTTTGCTCGTGGTGTGCCCGCCACCGGAACTGTTTTAGAATCTAGAAGAGATTTTCCGGTAAATCTCAAAAATAGCAAACAGTGGGCCAAGAGAAAGGTTAGGGGTAGTATGCGATGGGAAAGAGATCCTCCCTGCCTAGCATTACAGTGGTTAGATAACAGGGTAGTTTCATTACTAACCACCATTGACAACGCAAATGTCAAGAAACAGGTTACCCGTAAAGTGAAGACTGTAGCGGGTGGGTGGACTGCTGTAGAGGTTCAACAGCCTGGGGTTATTGCAAACTACAACTGCTTTATGAATGCAGTTGACAGGTCTGACCAGATCTTGAGTACCCAGAATGTCCTTAGGAAGTGTGTAAGGTGGTGGAAGACATTATTCTTTCATCTTATTGACATAGCAGTAGTaaatagttttattttgttCAGGGAACACCAGACACAATTTCCTGATGAGCCAGAGTTGAAGCGCACAGCTGATTACTCTCTCACTCATTTCAGAGAGGAGATAGTTCGGCAGCTGTGTGACTTTCCTGAGTATGACCATCCGCCGGTTCATGCCACTACAAAGCCGGCTCCTCCTCCACCTGACCATGGGCCATTTGTGACTGAGCACATACCCGTTGTTGGAGAAGAAAGGAAAATGTGTGTGGTGTGTTACAAGAGGgagaaaaaagcttttaaagtTAGGACTTACTGTAGTGCTCCACAGTGTAACCGCCACATGCACATGACgagtgaaaaaaattgcttcaaaGTTTTTCACTCTGTGGAGTATCATAGATGAACAGTGTAATTGTACAtttttgtaattgtaattgtaagTCGCTCGGGTTTTGAGTTAACAAATAGTGATTTAGAGGGTGCAGGTGTACTTCCACAACTATCATGTAGGCAAAACATGTTGTGTTTACATAAGTGTTATCATAATCTCCTTTCAGGACACTTCCCttcccacccccacccccacccagACACACCTGCCCCTCAAGATGTTCTACAGTTTTCATTGACTTATATTGGATTAGGTACTTCTCACTAAAACAATgctaatttgttttgtttttgttctttctcaTCCAGATATAGAGGATTGGAAGGACAAAGATAGAGGAGCATTTTCTCTTCAAACTTTTGTTCATACCCTGACCTCTTAGCCATAAGTGATgtattttgtgaaaatgttttgcataaattatgctaattcgcgattattgtaaattttttttaaaactttgtGAGCTTCATTGGAAATAAACTTTTTTTGGCCTGTAAAGCTTAATTTGTACTGATTAAAATGATGTGCATCATTGGTTTTTCCTGTAAATTGTCTATTAAATATTCCAAGAGTTTTAATTGTCTGTAATTTTTATTGGATTTGATggtaattgctaaaaaaattgtaattaattcaCGTTTTGCCCCTTTCCTACCAAATTTGGAGGATTTGCAGCCAAAACATGAAGGAACATATCCTCTTCTAATTTTTGTTATACCCAGACACCCTTCGTCATACATGATGTCTTTTATGCAAATAACTTGCataaattatgctaatttgtgcTGATTGAAATTTTCTTAAACAACTGTAAGCTCCTatgaagaaaaatttttttttccctgtaaaGCCTAATTAGTGCTGATTACAATGATATGTATCTTTCATTTCTCGTGTACACAGTTTCTGAAATATTCAATGAAATAGCCATGTGGTTaaattattcatattttgcGTGACAAGAATGAGTTAAAGAGATCAAATTTTAAAGTGTTTTTGAGTCTATAAAGAGGAAGAGGGTCATGAtcaaagttattttctctcCACGTTTCACACTTTGAAAGTAACCCACAAAACAGCCAATCAATTATTTTGAGACCCTCTTAATCTtttatagcccttgcaaaatgtacaaaattggTTGTTTTCGCAATTTTTAAGAGTCCATAAGCACAAATTAAGCCATGATCCGAGTTGTTGTTCGTGTGTGTTCTGTGCTTTCAAGCTGACTGCTAAATCTGGCCATTTTGGATCATTTTACCCTACTATAGCCCTAATTGGCCGTTTTCGCAATTTTCTTAAAAACGCAAAAACCACGGAAAGCATAAACGATTTTATTCTCACCCTTTTAACTCGTACACATACAGAGCACCATGAAAAG
Above is a genomic segment from Acropora muricata isolate sample 2 chromosome 1, ASM3666990v1, whole genome shotgun sequence containing:
- the LOC136929521 gene encoding piggyBac transposable element-derived protein 4-like, translating into MASTSKRMRVEEERSEEESTTVYDGDSDPEGMTSGEESELDHFLTIESDISSDDFRLYLNESSEEEIESGLSDDDAGTASPPDALLAATPVLGSDQDNTTAAPRPVSAAAFYGGAATRPRPPVRPGPRVPANVLRGRAGRAWARAGARGRGRARGRGRGRGHEVADDVVYLSYDDVDQGNQLPPFRPTRPPGMHIGRPLLRNTMTRAVEFFHLFFTFEMILEIVNHTNSYAYEHIMEGSHRSYAQKDGSWKEVTSDEIKRLIALLMYFGLVKVGASVDRYWSTKSLYHGLWARAIMGRNRYRALMAMLHVVDPAKETPGDKLRKINTFIDVFKEKCLALYQPRQNVAIDERMVKSRHRSGIRQFIKDKPNKWGIKLWVLADSSNGYTCDFNVYIGRAAGREVSANGLGYDVVMKLMNPFFDQGYHLYVDNFYTSVTLFKDLFARGVPATGTVLESRRDFPVNLKNSKQWAKRKVRGSMRWERDPPCLALQWLDNRVVSLLTTIDNANVKKQVTRKVKTVAGGWTAVEVQQPGVIANYNCFMNAVDRSDQILSTQNVLRKCVRWWKTLFFHLIDIAVVNSFILFREHQTQFPDEPELKRTADYSLTHFREEIVRQLCDFPEYDHPPVHATTKPAPPPPDHGPFVTEHIPVVGEERKMCVVCYKREKKAFKVRTYCSAPQCNRHMHMTSEKNCFKVFHSVEYHR